One Elaeis guineensis isolate ETL-2024a chromosome 10, EG11, whole genome shotgun sequence genomic window carries:
- the LOC105052979 gene encoding LOW QUALITY PROTEIN: vignain (The sequence of the model RefSeq protein was modified relative to this genomic sequence to represent the inferred CDS: inserted 1 base in 1 codon): protein MAKALLFGVLVALAFALAHSIPFDEKDLRTEESLWNLYVRWRGYHTVSRDLDEKHKRFNVFQENVKFIHEFNKKDAPYKLALNKFGDMTNQEFRSWYAGSXVQHHRMRRRSPRGAGRFMHENVHALPALVDWRQKGAVTAVKDQGQCGSCWAFSTVVAVEGINQIKTKKLISLSEQELIDCDNEDNNGCNGGLMDYAFEFIAKNGGITTEAAYPYKADDGRCDVSKENSPVMTIDGHENVPANDEEALMKAVASQPVSVAIEASGLDFQFYSEGVFTGSCGTELDHGVAIVGYGTTNEGTKYWIVKNSWGSGWGESGYIRMERGIQDRHGKCGIAMEASYPIKTSPNPSRKSVAKDEL from the exons ATGGCGAAGGCCTTGTTGTTTGGGGTGCTAGTTGCACTAGCTTTTGCATTGGCTCATAGCATTCCATTCGACGAGAAGGACCTCAGAACTGAAGAGAGCCTATGGAACTTGTACGTGAGGTGGCGAGGCTACCACACCGTGTCCCGGGACCTCGACGAGAAGCACAAGCGATTCAATGTGTTCCAGGAGAACGTCAAGTTCATCCATGAGTTCAACAAGAAGGATGCACCCTACAAGCTTGCTCTCAACAAGTTTGGTGACATGACCAACCAAGAATTCCGAAGCTGGTATGCGGGTT AAGTGCAACACCACAGGATGCGCCGCCGGAGCCCTCGTGGCGCCGGACGTTTCATGCATGAGAACGTTCATGCCCTCCCTGCATTGGTTGATTGGAGGCAGAAGGGTGCAGTCACCGCCGTCAAGGATCAAGGCCAATGCG GGAGCTGCTGGGCATTTTCGACGGTGGTTGCTGTGGAGGGTATAAATCAGATCAAGACGAAGAAGCTGATTTCCTTGTCAGAGCAAGAGCTTATTGATTGTGACAATGAGGACAATAATGGATGCAATGGAGGATTAATGGATTATGCATTTGAATTCATTGCGAAAAATGGTGGTATAACAACAGAGGCTGCGTATCCTTACAAGGCAGACGATGGAAGATGCGATGTTTCCAAG GAGAATTCTCCGGTAATGACGATCGACGGACATGAAAATGTCCCTGCCAACGATGAGGAAGCTCTTATGAAAGCTGTGGCTAGTCAGCCAGTGTCTGTTGCTATTGAAGCAAGTGGTTTGGATTTCCAATTCTATTCTGAG GGTGTTTTCACTGGCAGTTGTGGCACAGAATTAGACCATGGCGTCGCGATCGTGGGGTATGGGACAACAAATGAAGGAACTAAGTACTGGATTGTGAAGAACTCATGGGGATCAGGGTGGGGAGagagtggctacatcagaatgGAGCGTGGCATCCAGGACAGGCATGGGAAATGTGGTATTGCAATGGAGGCTTCATATCCAATCAAGACATCCCCTAATCCTTCCAGGAAGTCAGTCGCCAAGGATGAACTCTAA
- the LOC105053307 gene encoding protein terminal ear1 homolog isoform X2: MEEMRGNILDPGAAEFYPASQFALAQPQIYYTYPSPPPPPAVPVYPQAAPAEYVSPAWVVGDGAGTRAVVLSMVPRHVGEAAVRLEMEKFGGVRAVEMGSLAADGIVTVHFFDLRSAQTAVTEIREQHVRQQSLLGQQYGVLAGNWAEPGGPGGAGMLVMHPMGWRGLIAGQAVWAQFAARAFDDPNHGSLVVFNLDPSVSSLALREIFQPFGAVKDAKEMASRPHHRVVEFFDTRDAARALSELNGKEILGRRLVLEFFRPGGQTRSNYSKRSSGHQNYPLPPRLLRTTRWVQGSGGGGPQPSSSSAPGGGSGEGVVLLKRTSTAGSSSSTGRNSNGGNGGSGSGRRNKGGGGSIGHQSSSSSSSKQQSSSRKGWKSHHGKNGGGEARFLFKEAGEAEEESASPCRDSRTTVMIRNIPNKYSQKLLLNMLDNHCIHYNEKIGEEGEEDEPYSAYDFVYLPIDFNNKCNVGYGFVNLTSPEAAYRLYKAFHKQPWEVFNSRKICQVTYARLQGLEALKEHFKNSKFACDNDEYMPVIFSPPRDGRQLTDPFPIGGRGPVALTKRVVDRMRRASEHLAASEAAAAVAPPPSDGGGASSTTTSTHAPSDNAEHDDDDEEEEEEEEEEEEDDDDVGGGGGGGGDEEGGSDETGSRLSEALLSLSYSQV; this comes from the exons atggaggagatgcgggGGAATATTCTAGATCCGGGGGCCGCGGAGTTCTACCCGGCGAGCCAGTTTGCCCTCGCCCAGCCCCAAATTTACTACACCTACCCCTCCCCGCCGCCTCCGCCTGCGGTGCCGGTCTACCCCCAGGCGGCGCCGGCGGAGTACGTGAGCCCGGCGTGGGTGGTGGGGGATGGGGCGGGGACGAGGGCGGTGGTGCTGAGCATGGTGCCGCGGCACGTCGGGGAGGCGGCGGTGCGGTTGGAGATGGAGAAGTTCGGCGGGGTGCGGGCGGTGGAGATGGGGTCGCTGGCCGCCGACGGGATCGTGACCGTCCACTTCTTCGATCTGCGGAGCGCGCAGACGGCGGTGACGGAGATCCGGGAGCAGCACGTGCGGCAGCAGAGCCTGCTCGGCCAGCAGTACGGCGTGCTCGCCGGCAATTGGGCGGAGCCCGGTGGCCCCGGCGGCGCCGGGATGCTGGTCATGCACCCGATGGGGTGGCGGGGGCTGATCGCCGGCCAGGCGGTGTGGGCCCAGTTCGCGGCTAGGGCTTTCGATGATCCCAACCATGGTTCCCTCGTTGTCTTCAATTTGGATCCAAGCGTCTCTTCGCTTGCTCTCCGAGAAATCTTCCAGCCTTTCG GAGCCGTGAAGGATGCGAAGGAGATGGCCTCGAGACCCCACCACAgggtggtggagttcttcgacaCACGGGACGCCGCTCGTGCCCTCTCCGAGCTCAACGGCAAGGAAATCCTGGGTAGAAGACTCGTGCTCGAATTCTTCAGACCAGGTGGTCAGACAAGAAG CAATTACTCGAAGAGGAGTTCCGGTCACCAGAACTATCCTCTACCTCCGAGGCTTCTGCGAACGACGAGGTGGGTTCAAGGCAGTGGTGGAGGAGGTCCCCAGCCTTCATCATCGTCCGCGCCAGGAGGAGGGAGTGGGGAGGGAGTGGTGTTGCTGAAGAGGACGAGCACGGCCGGTAGCAGTAGTAGCACTGGGAGAAACAGTAATGGTGGCAACGGTGGCAGCGGGAGTGGGAGGAGGAACAAAGGTGGCGGCGGCAGCATCGGCCACCAATCATCGTCGTCGTCGTCATCAAAGCAGCAGTCGTCGAGCAGGAAAGGGTGGAAGAGTCATCATGGGAAGAACGGCGGCGGGGAGGCGAGATTTCTGTTCAAGGAAGCGGGGGAGGCGGAGGAGGAATCCGCATCCCCTTGTAGAGATTCCAGGACCACCGTGATGATTAGAAACATCCCCAACAAGTACAG TCAGAAGCTGTTGTTGAACATGTTGGACAACCACTGCATTCACTACAACGAGAAGATTGGAGAGGAGGGGGAAGAGGATGAGCCCTACTCGGCCTACGACTTTGTCTATCTCCCCATCGATTTCAA CAACAAGTGCAATGTTGGGTATGGTTTCGTGAATCTCACATCTCCTGAGGCTGCGTACAGACTCTACAAAGCTTTCCACAAGCAGCCCTGGGAGGTCTTCAACTCCCGAAAGATTTGCCAGGTCACCTACGCTCGCTTGCAG GGCTTGGAGGCGCTGAAGGAGCACTTCAAGAACTCCAAGTTCGCGTGCGACAACGACGAGTACATGCCGGTGATCTTCTCCCCTCCCCGCGACGGCAGGCAGCTGACGGACCCTTTCCCCATCGGCGGCCGCGGCCCCGTCGCTCTCACCAAGCGGGTCGTCGACCGGATGCGCCGCGCCAGCGAGCACCTCGCCGCCTCCGAAGCAGCGGCGGCGGTGGCGCCACCGCCGTCGGACGGCGGGGGAGCGTCCTCCACCACCACCTCGACCCACGCGCCATCTGACAACGCCGAGCATGATGATGatgacgaggaggaggaggaggaggaggaggaggaggaggaggacgacgacgacgtgggcggcggcggcggcggcggcggcgacgaGGAAGGAGGCAGCGACGAGACCGGGAGTCGCCTCTCCGAGGCACTCCTAAGCCTATCCTATAGCCAAGTCTAG
- the LOC140852035 gene encoding uncharacterized protein yields the protein MVKVATYFAMAFGAFVFWQSMDKLHVWIALHQDEKKERLEREMEIKRIRDELLAQAKEKDSYA from the exons ATGGTGAAGGTGGCGACGTATTTCGCGATGGCGTTCGGGGCCTTCGTCTTCTGGCAGTCCATGGACAAGCTTCATGTCTGGATCGCCCTCCACCAGGACGAGAAG AAAGAGAGGCTGGAGAGAGAAATGGAGATCAAGCGGATCAGAGATGAACTACTGGCTCAAGCAAAAGAGAAGGATTCATATGCATAA
- the LOC105053307 gene encoding protein terminal ear1 homolog isoform X1 produces MEEMRGNILDPGAAEFYPASQFALAQPQIYYTYPSPPPPPAVPVYPQAAPAEYVSPAWVVGDGAGTRAVVLSMVPRHVGEAAVRLEMEKFGGVRAVEMGSLAADGIVTVHFFDLRSAQTAVTEIREQHVRQQSLLGQQYGVLAGNWAEPGGPGGAGMLVMHPMGWRGLIAGQAVWAQFAARAFDDPNHGSLVVFNLDPSVSSLALREIFQPFGAVKDAKEMASRPHHRVVEFFDTRDAARALSELNGKEILGRRLVLEFFRPGGQTRSSSNYSKRSSGHQNYPLPPRLLRTTRWVQGSGGGGPQPSSSSAPGGGSGEGVVLLKRTSTAGSSSSTGRNSNGGNGGSGSGRRNKGGGGSIGHQSSSSSSSKQQSSSRKGWKSHHGKNGGGEARFLFKEAGEAEEESASPCRDSRTTVMIRNIPNKYSQKLLLNMLDNHCIHYNEKIGEEGEEDEPYSAYDFVYLPIDFNNKCNVGYGFVNLTSPEAAYRLYKAFHKQPWEVFNSRKICQVTYARLQGLEALKEHFKNSKFACDNDEYMPVIFSPPRDGRQLTDPFPIGGRGPVALTKRVVDRMRRASEHLAASEAAAAVAPPPSDGGGASSTTTSTHAPSDNAEHDDDDEEEEEEEEEEEEDDDDVGGGGGGGGDEEGGSDETGSRLSEALLSLSYSQV; encoded by the exons atggaggagatgcgggGGAATATTCTAGATCCGGGGGCCGCGGAGTTCTACCCGGCGAGCCAGTTTGCCCTCGCCCAGCCCCAAATTTACTACACCTACCCCTCCCCGCCGCCTCCGCCTGCGGTGCCGGTCTACCCCCAGGCGGCGCCGGCGGAGTACGTGAGCCCGGCGTGGGTGGTGGGGGATGGGGCGGGGACGAGGGCGGTGGTGCTGAGCATGGTGCCGCGGCACGTCGGGGAGGCGGCGGTGCGGTTGGAGATGGAGAAGTTCGGCGGGGTGCGGGCGGTGGAGATGGGGTCGCTGGCCGCCGACGGGATCGTGACCGTCCACTTCTTCGATCTGCGGAGCGCGCAGACGGCGGTGACGGAGATCCGGGAGCAGCACGTGCGGCAGCAGAGCCTGCTCGGCCAGCAGTACGGCGTGCTCGCCGGCAATTGGGCGGAGCCCGGTGGCCCCGGCGGCGCCGGGATGCTGGTCATGCACCCGATGGGGTGGCGGGGGCTGATCGCCGGCCAGGCGGTGTGGGCCCAGTTCGCGGCTAGGGCTTTCGATGATCCCAACCATGGTTCCCTCGTTGTCTTCAATTTGGATCCAAGCGTCTCTTCGCTTGCTCTCCGAGAAATCTTCCAGCCTTTCG GAGCCGTGAAGGATGCGAAGGAGATGGCCTCGAGACCCCACCACAgggtggtggagttcttcgacaCACGGGACGCCGCTCGTGCCCTCTCCGAGCTCAACGGCAAGGAAATCCTGGGTAGAAGACTCGTGCTCGAATTCTTCAGACCAGGTGGTCAGACAAGAAG TAGCAGCAATTACTCGAAGAGGAGTTCCGGTCACCAGAACTATCCTCTACCTCCGAGGCTTCTGCGAACGACGAGGTGGGTTCAAGGCAGTGGTGGAGGAGGTCCCCAGCCTTCATCATCGTCCGCGCCAGGAGGAGGGAGTGGGGAGGGAGTGGTGTTGCTGAAGAGGACGAGCACGGCCGGTAGCAGTAGTAGCACTGGGAGAAACAGTAATGGTGGCAACGGTGGCAGCGGGAGTGGGAGGAGGAACAAAGGTGGCGGCGGCAGCATCGGCCACCAATCATCGTCGTCGTCGTCATCAAAGCAGCAGTCGTCGAGCAGGAAAGGGTGGAAGAGTCATCATGGGAAGAACGGCGGCGGGGAGGCGAGATTTCTGTTCAAGGAAGCGGGGGAGGCGGAGGAGGAATCCGCATCCCCTTGTAGAGATTCCAGGACCACCGTGATGATTAGAAACATCCCCAACAAGTACAG TCAGAAGCTGTTGTTGAACATGTTGGACAACCACTGCATTCACTACAACGAGAAGATTGGAGAGGAGGGGGAAGAGGATGAGCCCTACTCGGCCTACGACTTTGTCTATCTCCCCATCGATTTCAA CAACAAGTGCAATGTTGGGTATGGTTTCGTGAATCTCACATCTCCTGAGGCTGCGTACAGACTCTACAAAGCTTTCCACAAGCAGCCCTGGGAGGTCTTCAACTCCCGAAAGATTTGCCAGGTCACCTACGCTCGCTTGCAG GGCTTGGAGGCGCTGAAGGAGCACTTCAAGAACTCCAAGTTCGCGTGCGACAACGACGAGTACATGCCGGTGATCTTCTCCCCTCCCCGCGACGGCAGGCAGCTGACGGACCCTTTCCCCATCGGCGGCCGCGGCCCCGTCGCTCTCACCAAGCGGGTCGTCGACCGGATGCGCCGCGCCAGCGAGCACCTCGCCGCCTCCGAAGCAGCGGCGGCGGTGGCGCCACCGCCGTCGGACGGCGGGGGAGCGTCCTCCACCACCACCTCGACCCACGCGCCATCTGACAACGCCGAGCATGATGATGatgacgaggaggaggaggaggaggaggaggaggaggaggaggacgacgacgacgtgggcggcggcggcggcggcggcggcgacgaGGAAGGAGGCAGCGACGAGACCGGGAGTCGCCTCTCCGAGGCACTCCTAAGCCTATCCTATAGCCAAGTCTAG